In a genomic window of Saccharothrix sp. HUAS TT1:
- a CDS encoding zinc-binding dehydrogenase, whose amino-acid sequence MHAIRQHEFGPAETLRFEHVPDPEPGAGQVRIAVAAAGVHLLDTSIRRGEHGGPFPLPELPMTPGREVAGVVTALGDGVGAHWSGKRVTAHLGQASGGYAELAVAAADSLHELPDHVSFDAAVAMIGTGRTAVGVLRIAAITADDVVLVTSAAGGLGALFVQEAKALGARVVGAASTAKLDLVRELGADVVADYTRPGWTEGIGRVTVVLDGVGGEPGRAALELLAVGGRIVLYGWASGEATRIDTADLYRLGIAATVAVGPRMVRGTSLRGLEEQSLRALADGRLIPLTTTFQLSEAAKAHTALEGRATVGKVVLRP is encoded by the coding sequence ATGCACGCCATCCGCCAGCACGAGTTCGGCCCGGCCGAGACCCTGCGCTTCGAGCACGTCCCCGACCCGGAGCCGGGCGCCGGCCAGGTGCGGATCGCGGTGGCCGCGGCGGGCGTCCACCTGCTCGACACGTCCATCCGCCGGGGCGAGCACGGCGGGCCGTTCCCGCTGCCCGAGCTGCCCATGACGCCGGGCCGCGAGGTGGCGGGCGTCGTCACGGCGCTCGGCGACGGGGTGGGGGCGCACTGGTCGGGCAAGCGCGTCACCGCCCACCTGGGACAGGCCAGTGGCGGCTACGCCGAACTCGCGGTGGCCGCCGCCGACTCGCTGCACGAGTTGCCCGACCACGTGTCCTTCGACGCCGCGGTCGCCATGATCGGCACCGGGCGCACCGCCGTCGGCGTGCTGCGCATCGCCGCGATCACCGCCGACGACGTGGTCCTGGTGACGTCGGCCGCGGGCGGGCTGGGCGCGTTGTTCGTGCAGGAGGCCAAGGCGCTCGGGGCCCGGGTGGTCGGCGCGGCGAGCACCGCCAAGCTGGACCTGGTCCGCGAACTGGGCGCGGACGTGGTGGCCGACTACACCCGACCCGGCTGGACCGAGGGGATCGGCCGGGTCACGGTGGTGCTGGACGGCGTCGGCGGCGAGCCCGGCCGGGCCGCGCTGGAGCTGCTGGCCGTCGGCGGCCGGATCGTGCTGTACGGCTGGGCGTCGGGCGAGGCCACCCGCATCGACACCGCCGACCTGTACCGCCTCGGCATCGCGGCGACGGTCGCGGTCGGGCCGCGGATGGTGCGGGGCACGTCCCTGCGCGGGCTGGAGGAACAGTCGCTGCGCGCCCTCGCCGACGGCCGCCTCATCCCGTTGACCACGACGTTCCAGCTCAGCGAGGCCGCCAAGGCGCACACCGCGCTGGAGGGCCGCGCCACCGTGGGCAAGGTCGTGCTCAGGCCGTGA
- a CDS encoding class I SAM-dependent methyltransferase, with protein sequence MKHFDHNAHHHRFLLDQVPAGARTALDVGCGRGGFAGELAARGLAVTAVDKHVEASVPGVAFKRGDVLVDDVGGPYDFVSCVAALHHLPLRPALERFRSLVRPGGVLAVLGLAREESAWDWAVALASTPLDFAVRLVRDDPRSDAPVADWTLSVREIKAEADAVLPGARFRRHLYWRYSMVWKADGSNSHQA encoded by the coding sequence GTGAAGCACTTCGACCACAACGCCCACCACCACCGGTTCCTGCTCGACCAGGTGCCGGCGGGCGCGCGGACGGCGTTGGACGTCGGTTGCGGGCGCGGCGGGTTCGCGGGGGAGCTGGCCGCGCGGGGTCTCGCGGTGACGGCGGTGGACAAGCACGTCGAGGCGTCGGTCCCCGGTGTCGCGTTCAAGCGCGGCGACGTGCTGGTGGACGACGTCGGCGGGCCGTACGACTTCGTCTCCTGCGTCGCCGCGCTGCACCACCTGCCGCTGCGGCCCGCGCTGGAGCGGTTCCGGTCGCTGGTGCGGCCCGGCGGGGTGCTGGCGGTGCTCGGGCTGGCCCGCGAGGAGAGCGCGTGGGACTGGGCGGTGGCGCTGGCGTCGACGCCGCTGGACTTCGCCGTGCGGCTGGTCCGGGACGACCCGCGCAGCGACGCGCCGGTGGCGGACTGGACGCTGTCGGTCCGCGAGATCAAGGCCGAGGCGGACGCGGTGCTGCCCGGCGCGCGGTTCCGCCGGCACCTCTACTGGCGGTACTCGATGGTCTGGAAGGCCGATGGCAGCAATTCGCATCAGGCATAA
- a CDS encoding DUF4383 domain-containing protein produces the protein MTHHSTVGRVKVAGLQPAQVLAGLVGLVFLALGVLGFVRTGFGDFAGDHHAMLLGFAVNPLHNVIHLAFGVLGLLMASTSGLARLYGWLLFIGYGAVLLWGLALAGVFATNPVQNLGNPLALNVNDNWLHLGLAAVGLLIAVLPARRRIVTDEPVDDRFEEPVTGPHGENVVDPRHDRGRFQRTPETDPATHEMPTQRVDSRHDESHGAHRDERVGSAEPTVSARPVQPIDPAIAEQHKSRFSR, from the coding sequence ATGACCCACCACTCGACCGTCGGTCGCGTCAAGGTCGCGGGTCTCCAGCCTGCCCAGGTGCTGGCAGGCCTGGTCGGCCTGGTGTTCCTCGCGTTGGGTGTGCTGGGCTTCGTGCGCACCGGTTTCGGCGACTTCGCGGGCGACCACCACGCGATGCTGCTCGGGTTCGCGGTGAACCCGCTGCACAACGTGATCCACCTGGCGTTCGGTGTGCTCGGCCTGCTGATGGCGAGCACGTCGGGCCTGGCCCGGCTGTACGGCTGGCTGCTGTTCATCGGTTACGGCGCGGTGCTGCTGTGGGGGCTGGCGCTGGCCGGCGTCTTCGCCACCAACCCCGTCCAGAACCTCGGCAACCCGCTGGCGCTGAACGTCAACGACAACTGGCTGCACCTCGGCCTCGCCGCTGTCGGCCTGCTGATCGCGGTGCTGCCGGCCCGGCGCAGGATCGTGACCGACGAGCCGGTCGACGACCGGTTCGAGGAGCCGGTCACGGGCCCGCACGGGGAGAACGTCGTGGACCCGCGGCACGACCGGGGCCGGTTCCAGCGCACCCCGGAGACCGACCCGGCGACCCACGAGATGCCCACCCAGCGCGTCGACTCCCGGCACGACGAGTCGCACGGCGCGCACCGCGACGAGCGGGTGGGGTCGGCGGAACCGACCGTCAGCGCGCGGCCGGTCCAGCCGATCGACCCGGCCATCGCCGAGCAGCACAAGTCGCGCTTCTCGCGATGA
- a CDS encoding aldo/keto reductase, with product MQRQRIGSLDVSALALGAMPFGKVVDERTSFAIMDRFVEAGGTFVDTSNNYMFWDGGTGDESEEAVGRWLAARGNRDELVIATKVGARPLTPGTGLENAEGLSAETIRGAARDSLRRLGTDRIDLYYSHVEDRSVTLEDTLGGFASLVDTGVVREIAASNHATWRLERARAVSRANGWPLYAAVQQRYSYLQPRPGAKLPESGHVHMTGELFDYAAAEGDVALVAYSSLLSGQYRDKPLGEHYDHPGTTRRLAVLRDVAAELGATVNQVVLAWLLRRGIIPLVGATSVAQLEETLGALELKLDDDQAERMDSAA from the coding sequence ATGCAACGACAGCGCATCGGTTCACTCGACGTCAGCGCCCTGGCCCTGGGCGCCATGCCGTTCGGCAAGGTGGTGGACGAACGGACCTCGTTCGCGATCATGGACCGCTTCGTCGAGGCGGGCGGCACGTTCGTGGACACGTCGAACAACTACATGTTCTGGGACGGCGGCACCGGCGACGAGAGCGAGGAGGCGGTCGGTCGCTGGTTGGCCGCGCGGGGCAACCGGGACGAGCTCGTGATCGCCACCAAGGTGGGCGCCCGCCCGTTGACGCCGGGCACCGGGCTGGAGAACGCCGAGGGCCTGTCCGCCGAGACGATCCGCGGCGCGGCCCGGGACAGCCTGCGGCGGTTGGGCACCGACCGCATCGACCTGTACTACAGCCACGTCGAGGACCGCAGCGTCACGCTGGAGGACACGCTGGGCGGGTTCGCGTCCCTGGTGGACACCGGGGTCGTGCGGGAGATCGCGGCCAGCAACCACGCCACGTGGCGGCTGGAGCGGGCGCGGGCGGTGTCGCGGGCCAACGGGTGGCCGCTCTACGCGGCGGTGCAGCAGCGGTACAGCTACCTCCAGCCGCGCCCCGGCGCGAAGCTGCCGGAGAGCGGTCACGTGCACATGACCGGGGAGTTGTTCGACTACGCGGCGGCCGAGGGCGACGTGGCGCTGGTGGCGTACTCGTCGCTGCTGTCCGGCCAGTACCGGGACAAGCCGCTGGGCGAGCACTACGACCACCCGGGCACCACGCGGCGGCTGGCGGTGCTGCGCGACGTCGCGGCCGAGCTGGGCGCCACGGTGAACCAGGTCGTGCTGGCGTGGCTGCTGCGCCGGGGGATCATCCCGCTGGTCGGCGCCACCTCGGTGGCCCAGCTGGAGGAGACGCTGGGCGCGCTGGAGCTCAAGCTGGACGACGACCAGGCCGAGCGGATGGACTCGGCGGCCTGA
- a CDS encoding M50 family metallopeptidase translates to MSTFSKWAPAVLALVVVAGPGVWRYSRHVITIAHEAGHALVALLTGRRLEGIKLNSDTSGVTVSRGRPTGVAVVLMYFAGYVTPSLLGLGAAALVTAGHVRPLLWATVGLLVGVLVMIRNAFGVLSVVLTGAVMFAVSWYATAEWQAAFALFVTWFLLLGGVRPVGELQRRRMRGQARQSDADQLARITRVPGLVWVLLFAAVTVGTLLLGGRLLLPL, encoded by the coding sequence ATGTCGACATTCAGCAAGTGGGCTCCCGCCGTGCTGGCGCTGGTCGTGGTGGCCGGCCCCGGTGTGTGGCGCTACAGCAGGCACGTCATCACCATCGCGCACGAGGCCGGGCACGCCCTCGTCGCGCTGCTCACCGGTCGCCGGCTGGAGGGCATCAAGCTGAACTCGGACACGTCCGGGGTCACCGTGTCGCGCGGGCGGCCGACCGGGGTCGCCGTGGTGCTCATGTACTTCGCCGGCTACGTCACGCCGTCCCTGCTCGGGCTGGGCGCGGCGGCGCTGGTGACCGCCGGGCACGTGCGACCCCTGCTGTGGGCGACGGTGGGGCTGCTGGTCGGCGTGCTGGTCATGATCCGCAACGCGTTCGGCGTGCTGTCGGTGGTGCTGACCGGGGCGGTGATGTTCGCCGTGTCGTGGTACGCCACGGCGGAGTGGCAGGCCGCGTTCGCGCTGTTCGTGACGTGGTTCCTGCTGCTCGGCGGCGTGCGGCCGGTCGGTGAGCTGCAGCGCAGGCGGATGCGCGGCCAGGCCCGCCAGTCCGACGCGGACCAGCTGGCCCGGATCACCCGCGTCCCCGGTCTGGTGTGGGTGCTGCTGTTCGCCGCGGTGACGGTCGGGACCCTCCTGCTGGGCGGCCGCCTCCTCCTCCCGCTGTAG
- a CDS encoding TIGR03557 family F420-dependent LLM class oxidoreductase has product MVSIGYFLSSEEHGPRELVRQARWAEQAGFERLWISDHYHPWNREQGDSPFVWSVIGALSEATSLPITTAVTCPTVRIHPAVVAQAAATAAVQCRGGFTLGVGSGEALNEHIFGDPWPSAPERLEMLEEAVEVMRALWTGEEVSHRGRHYKVENARLYTLPESPVPVYVSAFGPKAAELAGRIGDGLCSTIPDASLLERFRDAGGAGKPTQGGFKVCHAPSAEAGVKTAHRLWANEQLPGELAQVLPSPRHFEQASTLVTEEMMASALPVGPDPQPYADAVREFADAGYDEVYVSQIGPDQEQFFEFWAGSVAPALADGAR; this is encoded by the coding sequence ATGGTGAGCATCGGTTACTTCCTCTCCAGCGAGGAGCACGGACCGCGTGAGCTGGTGAGGCAGGCGCGGTGGGCGGAGCAGGCCGGTTTCGAGCGGCTGTGGATCTCCGACCACTACCACCCGTGGAACCGCGAGCAGGGCGACAGCCCGTTCGTGTGGTCCGTCATCGGGGCGCTGTCCGAGGCGACCTCGCTGCCCATCACCACCGCGGTCACCTGCCCGACGGTCCGGATTCACCCGGCCGTGGTGGCGCAGGCCGCCGCGACGGCCGCCGTCCAGTGCCGCGGCGGGTTCACCCTCGGCGTCGGCTCCGGCGAGGCGCTGAACGAGCACATCTTCGGCGACCCGTGGCCGTCCGCCCCGGAGCGGCTGGAGATGCTGGAAGAGGCCGTCGAGGTGATGCGGGCGCTGTGGACCGGCGAGGAGGTCAGCCACCGCGGCCGGCACTACAAGGTCGAGAACGCCCGCCTCTACACGCTGCCCGAGTCGCCCGTGCCGGTGTACGTGTCGGCGTTCGGGCCGAAGGCGGCGGAGCTGGCGGGCCGGATCGGCGACGGCCTGTGCTCCACCATCCCGGACGCGTCGCTGCTGGAGCGGTTCCGCGACGCGGGCGGCGCCGGCAAGCCCACCCAGGGCGGGTTCAAGGTGTGCCACGCGCCGTCGGCCGAGGCGGGCGTGAAGACGGCGCACCGGCTGTGGGCCAACGAGCAGCTGCCCGGCGAACTGGCCCAGGTGCTGCCGAGCCCGCGGCACTTCGAGCAGGCGTCGACCCTGGTGACCGAGGAGATGATGGCCTCGGCGCTGCCGGTCGGCCCCGACCCGCAGCCGTACGCGGACGCCGTCCGCGAGTTCGCCGACGCGGGCTACGACGAGGTGTACGTCAGCCAGATCGGGCCCGACCAGGAGCAGTTCTTCGAGTTCTGGGCCGGGTCGGTGGCGCCCGCCCTCGCCGACGGCGCGCGGTGA
- a CDS encoding WhiB family transcriptional regulator, with the protein MTSTARLPKPVTDVWDWQKEGLCRGRDSAVFFHPDNERGSARAAREDKAKQLCARCPVVVPCREHALAVQEPYGVWGGMGEDERRRVIAGRRRSAA; encoded by the coding sequence ATGACCAGCACCGCGCGCCTGCCCAAGCCCGTGACCGACGTCTGGGACTGGCAGAAGGAAGGTCTGTGCCGAGGGCGGGACAGCGCCGTCTTCTTCCACCCGGACAACGAGCGCGGCTCCGCCCGCGCCGCCCGTGAGGACAAGGCGAAGCAGCTCTGCGCCCGCTGCCCGGTGGTGGTGCCGTGCCGCGAGCACGCCCTCGCCGTCCAGGAGCCGTACGGCGTCTGGGGTGGCATGGGCGAGGACGAGCGCCGCCGCGTCATCGCGGGCCGCCGCCGTTCCGCCGCCTGA
- a CDS encoding SigB/SigF/SigG family RNA polymerase sigma factor: MTRSDGGTTRSSSQGDYDHLAPLFVRLAATAKDDPARERLRDELVTEHLPVAKHIARRFGHRGEPHDDLVQVATVGLINAVDRFDPERGSDFLSFAVPTIMGEVRKYFRDSSWSVRMPRRLKELHLAINAGSARLSQELGRAPTPSELASHLGLSREEIHEGLAAGNAYHSASLDDLLVADDSSISLGSTLGEEDPELEAIEQREALHPLLEKLPERERKIVVMRFFGNMTQTQIAQKVGISQMHVSRLLAKTLRQLRDGLTE; encoded by the coding sequence GTGACGAGGTCGGACGGGGGCACGACGCGGTCCAGCAGCCAGGGTGACTACGACCACCTGGCGCCGCTGTTCGTCCGGCTCGCCGCGACCGCGAAGGACGACCCGGCGCGGGAGCGGTTGCGCGACGAGCTGGTGACCGAGCACCTGCCCGTGGCCAAGCACATCGCCCGGCGGTTCGGCCACCGCGGTGAGCCGCACGACGACCTGGTGCAGGTGGCGACGGTCGGGCTGATCAACGCGGTGGACCGGTTCGACCCGGAGCGCGGCAGCGACTTCCTGTCGTTCGCGGTGCCGACGATCATGGGCGAGGTCCGGAAGTACTTCCGGGACTCCAGCTGGTCGGTGCGGATGCCGCGGCGGCTCAAGGAGCTGCACCTGGCGATCAACGCCGGGTCGGCGCGGCTGTCGCAGGAGCTGGGCCGGGCGCCGACGCCGAGCGAGCTGGCCTCGCACCTGGGCCTGAGCCGGGAGGAGATCCACGAGGGGCTGGCGGCGGGCAACGCCTACCACAGCGCGTCGCTGGACGACCTGCTCGTGGCCGACGACAGCTCCATCTCGCTGGGCAGCACGCTCGGCGAGGAGGACCCGGAGCTGGAGGCGATCGAGCAGCGGGAGGCGTTGCACCCGTTGCTGGAGAAGCTGCCGGAGCGCGAGCGCAAGATCGTGGTGATGCGGTTCTTCGGCAACATGACGCAGACGCAGATCGCGCAGAAGGTGGGCATCTCCCAGATGCACGTGTCGCGGCTGCTGGCCAAGACGCTGCGGCAGCTGCGCGACGGGTTGACCGAGTAG
- a CDS encoding ATP-binding protein produces the protein MSHTEPRSGESENALAGVELRMAADPTQLSVVRAVAADIAMRQDFDLDSIEDLKLAVDEACSTLISLAAPDTVLSAQFVVVDGSVQVFTKVGSQRSAPPDRDSFGWRVLSALVDSVTTWVAPQADAYEVHIDLVKRSLGTVDA, from the coding sequence GTGTCGCACACTGAGCCGCGAAGCGGTGAGTCGGAGAACGCCCTGGCCGGGGTGGAGTTGCGGATGGCGGCCGATCCCACGCAGCTGTCGGTCGTGCGTGCGGTGGCGGCCGACATCGCCATGCGGCAGGACTTCGACCTCGACTCCATCGAGGACTTGAAGCTGGCGGTGGACGAGGCGTGCTCGACCCTCATCTCACTGGCCGCGCCGGACACCGTGCTGAGCGCGCAGTTCGTCGTGGTCGACGGGTCGGTGCAGGTGTTCACCAAGGTGGGTTCGCAGCGGTCGGCGCCTCCCGACCGGGACAGCTTCGGCTGGCGCGTGCTGAGCGCGCTGGTCGACTCGGTCACGACGTGGGTCGCGCCGCAGGCGGACGCGTACGAGGTGCACATCGACCTGGTGAAGCGGTCGTTGGGAACGGTGGATGCGTGA
- a CDS encoding ATP-binding protein: protein MTDQLADHHFALEFPARAGQLSEVRARLDAWLATEGLSDDDRYDLLIAVNEAASNAVEHAYRPGEEGTVHIDADGRPDGSVHVVVTDHGAWRVPPPTLSARGRGLLLMRENVDEVLVDRQPGGTTVTLVLSAGRRARGTFPAPPPVDPVRVTACEGWVEVEVQGDVPAHAAPAVRRRILTAARGGTVPVVVDLRALGERNEGLIRGLRAVAEAAAAAGNRVVVRAPENGHARRALVAAGVDQVIDMVPHD, encoded by the coding sequence TTGACCGATCAACTCGCGGACCACCACTTTGCACTGGAGTTCCCGGCACGCGCCGGGCAGCTCTCGGAGGTGCGCGCTCGACTGGACGCCTGGCTGGCCACCGAGGGCCTGTCCGATGACGACCGGTACGACTTGCTCATCGCGGTCAACGAGGCCGCCAGCAACGCCGTGGAGCACGCCTACCGCCCAGGGGAGGAGGGCACCGTCCACATCGACGCGGACGGCCGTCCCGATGGCAGCGTGCACGTCGTGGTCACCGACCACGGAGCCTGGCGCGTGCCACCGCCCACGCTCTCGGCCCGCGGCCGCGGGCTGCTGCTGATGCGCGAGAACGTCGACGAGGTGCTGGTCGACCGCCAACCCGGCGGCACCACCGTCACCCTCGTCCTCTCGGCAGGGCGACGTGCGCGCGGCACCTTCCCGGCGCCACCGCCCGTCGACCCGGTCCGCGTCACCGCGTGCGAGGGCTGGGTCGAGGTGGAGGTGCAAGGCGACGTGCCCGCGCACGCCGCGCCCGCCGTCCGCCGGCGCATCCTCACCGCCGCCCGCGGCGGGACGGTGCCCGTGGTCGTGGACCTGCGCGCGCTCGGCGAGCGCAACGAGGGCCTGATCCGCGGCCTGCGCGCGGTGGCGGAGGCCGCCGCCGCGGCGGGCAACCGCGTCGTCGTGCGCGCGCCCGAAAACGGCCACGCCCGCCGCGCTCTGGTCGCGGCGGGCGTGGATCAGGTCATCGACATGGTGCCGCACGACTAG
- a CDS encoding anti-sigma factor antagonist (This anti-anti-sigma factor, or anti-sigma factor antagonist, belongs to a family that includes characterized members SpoIIAA, RsbV, RsfA, and RsfB.): MTVQDPDVVTTGGVESAAADSPRVGQLGLIARNPAEGVTVVSVSGEVDMLTAPQLRADVLGRLDASDVVVLDMSGVSFLGSAGLAVLVEASQQAKRRDASFRVVAVERAVTRPLAATGLGEVFSVFESVELALEARTAL, from the coding sequence GTGACTGTTCAAGATCCGGACGTCGTGACGACGGGCGGAGTCGAGTCCGCCGCGGCCGACAGCCCGCGGGTCGGACAGCTCGGGCTCATCGCGCGCAACCCGGCCGAGGGCGTCACCGTGGTCTCGGTGAGCGGCGAGGTCGACATGCTCACCGCGCCGCAGCTGCGGGCCGACGTGCTGGGGCGCCTCGACGCGAGCGACGTGGTGGTGCTGGACATGTCCGGGGTGAGCTTCCTCGGCTCCGCCGGGCTGGCGGTGCTGGTGGAGGCGTCGCAGCAGGCCAAGCGGCGGGACGCCTCGTTCCGCGTCGTGGCCGTCGAGCGCGCCGTGACGCGCCCGCTGGCCGCGACCGGCCTGGGCGAGGTGTTCAGCGTGTTCGAGTCGGTCGAACTGGCGCTGGAGGCCCGCACGGCCCTCTGA
- a CDS encoding CDP-alcohol phosphatidyltransferase family protein: MPRDPADRLLTIPNALSVLRLLGVPLFLYLLLGPRADGWALVVLVAAGLSDWLDGKIARWLDQASKLGALLDPAADRLYILATLVAFVVRGIVPWWVAVVLVAREAVVGVCLPVLRARGYGPFEVNYLGKAATFNLLYAFPMLLLAQGSSTAAQIARPVAYAFMVWGGALYLWSGVLYVYQFTLAMRRRPGVAPR, translated from the coding sequence GTGCCGCGCGACCCAGCCGACCGGCTGCTGACCATCCCGAACGCGCTCAGCGTGTTGCGGCTGCTCGGCGTGCCCCTGTTCCTGTACCTGCTGCTCGGCCCGCGCGCCGACGGCTGGGCGCTGGTCGTGCTGGTCGCGGCGGGCCTGTCCGACTGGCTCGACGGCAAGATCGCCCGCTGGCTCGACCAGGCGAGCAAGCTCGGCGCGCTGCTCGACCCGGCCGCCGACCGCCTCTACATCCTGGCCACCCTGGTCGCGTTCGTCGTGCGCGGCATCGTGCCCTGGTGGGTGGCGGTGGTGCTGGTGGCCCGCGAGGCGGTCGTCGGGGTCTGCCTGCCCGTGCTGCGGGCCCGCGGCTACGGGCCGTTCGAGGTCAACTACCTGGGCAAGGCGGCCACGTTCAACCTGCTCTACGCGTTCCCCATGCTGCTGCTCGCCCAGGGCTCCTCGACCGCCGCCCAGATCGCTCGGCCGGTGGCCTACGCGTTCATGGTCTGGGGCGGGGCCCTGTACCTGTGGTCCGGAGTGCTGTACGTGTACCAGTTCACCCTGGCGATGCGCCGACGGCCGGGGGTCGCGCCCCGCTGA
- the gcvH gene encoding glycine cleavage system protein GcvH: MIPEELKYTEEHEWVLRTGEDTVRVGITDYAQEQLGDVVFVQLPELGEQVAAGQTLGEVESTKSVSDIYAPLAGEVVARNDSLDQQPDLVNSDPYGEGWMVELRLEDPTAVDDLLDAAAYQELAAQG; the protein is encoded by the coding sequence GTGATTCCCGAGGAGCTCAAGTACACCGAGGAACATGAGTGGGTGCTGCGCACGGGTGAGGACACCGTGCGCGTGGGCATCACCGACTACGCCCAGGAACAGCTCGGCGACGTCGTGTTCGTCCAGCTCCCCGAACTCGGTGAGCAGGTCGCGGCCGGTCAGACGCTGGGCGAGGTGGAGTCGACCAAGAGCGTGTCGGACATCTACGCGCCGCTCGCCGGCGAGGTCGTCGCCCGCAACGACTCGCTGGACCAGCAGCCCGACCTGGTCAACTCGGACCCGTACGGCGAGGGGTGGATGGTGGAGCTCCGGCTGGAGGACCCCACCGCGGTGGACGACCTGCTGGACGCCGCCGCGTACCAGGAGCTGGCGGCCCAGGGGTGA